In one window of Rhodoglobus vestalii DNA:
- a CDS encoding FKBP-type peptidyl-prolyl cis-trans isomerase translates to MSVSKKRVFVQKLAIAALSAGIVVSLSACANGPFAVAACSPIYTPGANSALVSSEGGFSADPAAEFPTPMIADGVESEAISTGDGEQVGNGHIATLQITIYNGETGEQVISTGHDTDGLRVSVAEGAPRFGEIAQCATVGSRITTVGTAGEILGADNIAQNQLPLNDEDTIVMISDVESLFPGKANGADQVAPAGLPAVVLAPNGQPGFTFPGTDAPTELTIAKLKAGSGQTVAEDDLVVMHVSAIEWDAEMTFTNSWEDGGVPGTYPAASSEKSERGLPPGLAEALIGQTVGSQVLVVLPPDVGFAPGTEPEGVASGSTLVFVLDILGIQEQ, encoded by the coding sequence ATGTCTGTGTCGAAGAAAAGAGTGTTTGTGCAGAAGCTTGCCATCGCGGCCTTGAGCGCCGGAATCGTTGTCTCGTTGAGCGCATGCGCGAACGGACCGTTCGCTGTGGCCGCATGTTCTCCCATTTATACCCCCGGTGCCAACTCTGCGCTCGTGAGTTCGGAAGGTGGTTTCAGCGCCGATCCTGCGGCTGAGTTCCCCACTCCAATGATTGCCGATGGGGTTGAGAGCGAGGCGATCTCCACGGGTGACGGTGAGCAGGTCGGTAATGGTCATATCGCCACGCTTCAGATCACCATTTATAACGGTGAAACCGGCGAACAGGTTATTTCTACTGGTCACGATACCGACGGCTTGCGCGTCTCTGTTGCTGAAGGTGCGCCCCGCTTCGGCGAGATTGCGCAGTGTGCCACTGTCGGATCACGGATCACGACAGTCGGCACGGCTGGCGAAATCTTGGGTGCCGACAATATCGCCCAGAATCAGCTCCCGCTAAACGACGAGGACACAATCGTGATGATCAGTGACGTCGAGTCCCTTTTCCCCGGCAAAGCCAATGGCGCCGATCAGGTTGCCCCCGCGGGACTCCCCGCCGTAGTGCTTGCGCCCAATGGTCAGCCAGGGTTCACTTTCCCCGGCACGGACGCGCCCACAGAGCTCACAATTGCGAAGCTTAAGGCTGGCTCAGGCCAGACTGTCGCAGAAGACGATCTGGTGGTGATGCACGTTAGCGCCATCGAGTGGGATGCCGAGATGACATTCACCAACAGCTGGGAAGACGGTGGTGTTCCCGGAACCTATCCCGCGGCGAGCAGTGAGAAGTCTGAACGTGGACTTCCTCCCGGTCTTGCCGAAGCTCTGATCGGTCAGACTGTGGGTTCACAGGTGCTTGTTGTGCTTCCTCCGGATGTTGGATTCGCCCCAGGAACTGAGCCAGAGGGCGTGGCCAGCGGCTCAACTCTGGTCTTTGTTCTCGACATTCTTGGAATCCAAGAGCAGTAA
- a CDS encoding helix-turn-helix transcriptional regulator, whose amino-acid sequence MPVAKVPNEERLFSLVLALLSSEGGLTKSEILSTVQGYRQRFVHSGDNSNLERQFERDKDDIRELGVPLETIESPEQAGNNHNLRYRIPRADYELPEDISFSAEESTLLGLAAMVWREGSLSEESRRAIVKLRSLGIATAEPVLSYAPQLRVREQSFEPLRSALDKSVYVTFDYLKPGEQTSTPRTVAPLALVQHQGRWHLYAKNPTVERFTTFLLRRIVGPVRASKNPCSESTVDAAARALAELDEVWQTNVAIVRVEPGTDAATRLSKRRGTATNPSTQLELHFTDFNIFADELASFGPEVLVVSPPALRQAVVARLTRTAADHG is encoded by the coding sequence GTGCCAGTAGCCAAAGTTCCCAACGAGGAACGACTGTTTAGCTTGGTTCTTGCCCTGCTGTCTTCTGAGGGTGGCCTGACCAAGAGCGAGATCCTCTCGACAGTGCAGGGGTACCGTCAACGTTTCGTGCATTCTGGCGATAATTCAAACCTCGAACGTCAATTTGAGCGCGATAAGGATGATATCCGCGAGCTCGGTGTACCACTAGAAACAATTGAGTCGCCTGAACAGGCCGGGAACAACCACAATTTGCGTTATCGCATCCCGCGGGCCGACTATGAGCTTCCCGAGGACATCAGCTTCTCAGCCGAGGAATCGACCCTTCTCGGGTTGGCCGCGATGGTGTGGCGCGAGGGTTCGCTCTCTGAGGAGTCTCGTCGTGCGATCGTGAAGCTGCGTTCGTTGGGGATTGCTACCGCCGAGCCAGTTCTGAGCTATGCCCCGCAACTGCGCGTACGCGAGCAGTCATTTGAGCCGCTGCGCTCAGCCCTCGATAAGAGCGTCTACGTCACGTTCGATTATTTGAAGCCGGGGGAGCAGACCTCAACCCCACGCACCGTTGCGCCGCTGGCACTTGTGCAGCATCAAGGCCGTTGGCATCTTTACGCGAAGAATCCCACCGTGGAGCGGTTCACAACGTTCCTACTGCGTCGCATTGTCGGGCCGGTACGGGCGAGCAAGAACCCGTGTAGTGAATCCACGGTGGATGCTGCGGCGCGCGCTTTGGCTGAGCTTGATGAGGTGTGGCAGACCAATGTCGCTATTGTCCGTGTTGAACCCGGCACTGATGCGGCAACCCGTCTGAGCAAACGCCGGGGGACCGCAACTAATCCGTCCACGCAGCTTGAACTACATTTTACCGATTTCAACATCTTTGCTGACGAGCTTGCCAGCTTCGGACCCGAGGTCCTTGTGGTTTCCCCTCCGGCGCTCCGACAGGCCGTTGTTGCCCGTTTGACCAGAACGGCGGCCGACCATGGCTAA
- a CDS encoding helix-turn-helix transcriptional regulator, translating into MAKKIHPLRAQDKLVYLLALVPYLMDRDRVSVAEAAAHFGVPEQQIRDAVRLIAVSGIPGETATYQDSDLFDIAWDDFEDNDQIVLTHMVAIDDSPRFSAREASALIAGLQYLSGLPEHADRVAIATLMSKLSRGASAQPTAMGVESSALDETLALIRESVAAGTQIEFDYRNSRGESERRRIDPLRVESVDADWYVRGWCHSRADVRTFRLDRISSPAMTSESITHTAADVDLPETLFDESPEDIEVTIDVVESAIPLLGDYIARSAQRAVAGDRVRTTVRVPHFHGLKRLIVGLPGVVTVVAPAEARDAVAQWAQCGADRYTETSEGTL; encoded by the coding sequence ATGGCTAAGAAAATTCACCCATTGCGGGCACAAGACAAGCTGGTCTATTTACTCGCCCTCGTTCCCTATTTGATGGATCGTGACCGTGTCAGCGTGGCTGAAGCGGCTGCTCATTTTGGTGTTCCTGAGCAGCAGATCCGGGATGCCGTGCGTCTGATCGCTGTCTCCGGAATCCCCGGTGAAACGGCCACCTATCAAGACAGTGATCTTTTCGATATCGCATGGGATGATTTCGAAGACAATGACCAGATTGTGCTCACCCACATGGTGGCGATTGATGACTCTCCGCGGTTTTCTGCTCGCGAAGCATCCGCTCTGATTGCGGGGCTGCAGTACCTGTCGGGGCTGCCAGAGCATGCTGATCGTGTTGCCATCGCAACGTTAATGTCAAAGCTTTCGCGCGGTGCATCCGCTCAGCCAACCGCAATGGGTGTTGAGTCGAGTGCCCTCGATGAAACTCTGGCGCTAATTCGTGAGTCTGTGGCCGCCGGAACGCAGATCGAGTTCGACTATAGAAATTCGCGAGGCGAGTCTGAACGTCGCCGAATCGACCCGTTACGCGTTGAATCGGTGGACGCGGATTGGTATGTCCGAGGCTGGTGTCACTCTCGCGCAGATGTGCGCACATTCCGACTCGATCGCATCTCGAGCCCCGCTATGACCTCGGAATCAATCACGCACACCGCGGCTGATGTGGACCTCCCCGAGACCCTCTTTGATGAGTCTCCCGAAGACATCGAGGTTACGATCGATGTTGTCGAGAGCGCTATCCCACTGTTGGGAGACTACATAGCCCGCAGTGCTCAACGAGCGGTTGCGGGGGATCGGGTACGAACGACGGTGCGCGTGCCACACTTTCATGGTCTCAAGCGTCTCATTGTGGGACTCCCGGGAGTTGTGACGGTAGTCGCGCCTGCGGAAGCTCGTGACGCGGTAGCACAGTGGGCCCAGTGCGGGGCAGATCGGTATACAGAAACCTCGGAGGGAACGTTGTGA
- the tatA gene encoding Sec-independent protein translocase subunit TatA yields MFGNALSGWHLIILLVVILLLFGAPKLPGLARSLGQSMRIFRSEVKTMKDENSPDSATNDSTDATDATGTTGTTGSTDSADSNSTTPPKP; encoded by the coding sequence ATGTTCGGCAACGCTCTCAGTGGTTGGCACCTGATCATTCTCTTGGTTGTCATCCTTCTGCTTTTTGGTGCACCGAAGCTTCCTGGGCTTGCCCGCAGTCTTGGCCAGTCAATGCGCATCTTCCGCAGCGAGGTCAAGACTATGAAAGACGAGAACAGCCCTGACTCCGCAACCAACGACTCGACGGATGCGACGGATGCGACGGGGACGACCGGAACGACAGGCTCAACGGATTCGGCGGATTCGAACAGCACTACGCCTCCTAAGCCCTAA
- the tatC gene encoding twin-arginine translocase subunit TatC, producing the protein MSLGAHLVELKKRLFISAIAILVTAIAGFIFADFFISALRAPITNIAESTGRGAALNYDAVTQAFDIRVQIAFTVAIVAASPIWLYQVWAFLVPGLVRKEKQYAVGFLATAIPLFLAGCAAGWYVMPNIITLMLGFAGDQDLSNLNAKYYYDFIVKLLLAVGIAFVVPVFVVLLNLVGVLSAEAILKGWRIAILTITVFTAIATPAADVISMFLLAIPMIVLYFIAALIAWLHDRRAAKRAAKVEAELGADV; encoded by the coding sequence ATGTCGCTTGGCGCACATCTAGTAGAGCTAAAGAAGAGACTATTTATTTCGGCGATCGCAATTCTGGTCACGGCGATCGCTGGCTTCATCTTTGCTGATTTCTTCATCAGTGCACTCCGTGCGCCGATTACCAATATTGCGGAGTCAACGGGGCGTGGAGCGGCACTGAATTACGACGCCGTTACTCAGGCATTCGATATTCGAGTGCAGATCGCGTTCACGGTAGCGATCGTTGCGGCAAGTCCGATCTGGCTTTATCAGGTCTGGGCGTTTCTGGTACCGGGGCTCGTGCGCAAAGAAAAGCAGTATGCGGTCGGGTTTCTCGCGACAGCGATTCCGCTTTTTCTGGCGGGCTGTGCCGCGGGCTGGTATGTCATGCCCAACATCATCACTCTGATGCTGGGATTTGCCGGCGATCAGGATCTTTCGAATCTCAACGCAAAATACTACTACGACTTCATCGTGAAACTATTGCTCGCGGTGGGGATCGCCTTCGTTGTTCCCGTGTTTGTCGTTCTGTTGAACCTTGTAGGCGTACTGTCTGCCGAGGCGATTCTCAAGGGCTGGCGAATTGCGATTCTGACGATCACGGTTTTTACTGCGATCGCCACTCCGGCGGCAGACGTGATCTCCATGTTTTTGCTCGCAATCCCGATGATTGTGCTCTATTTCATTGCCGCGCTTATCGCGTGGCTCCACGACCGACGAGCCGCTAAACGCGCTGCGAAGGTTGAGGCCGAGCTGGGCGCTGACGTTTAG
- a CDS encoding DEAD/DEAH box helicase, protein MTDLSPAQRFAAAKKRRGYPVLEAFRASQRFDLDEFQISACHVVEDDKSVLVAAPTGAGKTIIAEFAIFRAMQLAGPKVFYTAPMKALSNQKFQELVAEYGPENVGLLTGDTNVNASARIVVMTTEVLRNMLYASSELLRNLSTVVMDEVHFLGDRFRGAVWEEVIIHLPEDVRMVSLSATVSNAEEFGDWLQAVRGDTEVIVSEERPVPLEQHVLVASKLVDLFDSSGLAATNRVNPELVQMARFGGRSQSVRNRKNGARYDSRGGRPARSRMDRADVVAMLSSKNLVPAIFFIFSRMGCDQAVNQVLRAGVRLTTVQERDEIREIVEARCRTLLDEDLAVLGYWEWLSGLERGVAAHHAGLLPAFKEVVEELFQRKLVKAVFATETLALGINMPARTVVLEKLEKFNGEARVPITPGEYTQLTGRAGRRGIDIEGHSVIQWVDGLDPQAVASLASRRTYPLNSSFKPTYNMAVNLIELFGREHTREILESSFAQFQADRAVVDLARKVRSQKNSLEGYEKSMQCHLGDFAEYSRIRRELNDLEKKSQPRNDPSQRAERERRQRKLADLRRQMRKHDCHACPERESHARWAERWWRLKRETDQLSRQIQNRTGAVAKVFDRVTDVLTQLKYIEPGSNGEMTLNEHGRMLRRIYGERDLLVTESLRHGFWKDLDAASLAAMATTLVYEPRRDEGDSSERYLPRGPFREAFDKTSTLWAKLDDLERDNRLPGSQPLATGLSLSMYRWANGASLDSVLDLAEMAAGDFVRSTKQAIDLLDQLSVVADGDIGRTARKALDAIRRGIVAYSSVA, encoded by the coding sequence ATGACTGATCTGTCTCCCGCTCAACGTTTCGCTGCTGCGAAGAAACGTCGCGGATACCCCGTTCTTGAGGCTTTTCGTGCTAGCCAGCGATTTGATCTTGACGAGTTCCAGATATCGGCTTGTCATGTGGTGGAAGACGACAAGAGTGTCCTCGTTGCAGCGCCGACCGGTGCAGGCAAGACGATCATTGCCGAATTTGCGATCTTCCGCGCCATGCAACTCGCGGGCCCAAAAGTTTTCTATACCGCCCCGATGAAGGCACTCAGCAACCAGAAGTTTCAAGAATTGGTCGCTGAGTATGGTCCTGAAAATGTCGGCTTGCTAACCGGGGATACCAACGTCAATGCGAGCGCGCGAATCGTCGTAATGACGACCGAAGTGCTGCGAAACATGCTGTACGCCTCGTCAGAGTTGTTGCGAAACCTCAGTACGGTCGTCATGGATGAGGTTCACTTCCTGGGCGACCGCTTTCGAGGTGCGGTGTGGGAAGAGGTGATCATCCACCTTCCGGAGGATGTTCGCATGGTCTCTCTCAGCGCGACGGTATCGAACGCGGAGGAGTTTGGCGATTGGCTCCAGGCAGTTCGCGGTGATACTGAAGTGATCGTCTCAGAGGAGCGGCCGGTTCCGCTGGAGCAGCATGTTCTGGTCGCCAGCAAGCTCGTAGACCTTTTTGACTCCTCTGGGCTCGCCGCAACGAACCGGGTGAATCCCGAGCTGGTGCAAATGGCCCGATTCGGTGGTCGAAGCCAGAGCGTTCGCAATCGTAAGAACGGCGCACGCTACGACTCGCGTGGCGGCCGACCTGCCCGCAGCAGAATGGATCGCGCGGACGTCGTCGCGATGCTCAGTTCAAAAAATCTGGTGCCGGCAATTTTCTTCATTTTCAGTCGTATGGGGTGCGATCAGGCAGTAAATCAGGTTCTCCGTGCCGGAGTTCGCCTGACGACGGTGCAGGAGCGTGATGAGATCCGCGAAATCGTGGAAGCGCGTTGTCGCACTCTGCTCGACGAAGACCTTGCCGTCCTAGGGTATTGGGAATGGCTCAGTGGTTTAGAGCGTGGTGTTGCGGCGCATCACGCAGGTCTCCTGCCCGCCTTTAAGGAGGTCGTGGAGGAGCTCTTCCAAAGGAAGCTCGTGAAAGCCGTATTCGCGACGGAAACTCTTGCGCTGGGCATCAATATGCCAGCCCGAACCGTAGTGCTGGAGAAGCTCGAGAAGTTCAATGGTGAAGCACGCGTTCCGATCACGCCGGGGGAGTACACGCAGCTCACTGGGCGTGCGGGTCGCCGAGGTATCGATATCGAGGGTCATTCGGTAATCCAGTGGGTTGATGGCCTCGACCCGCAGGCGGTCGCATCGCTTGCGTCGCGCCGAACATACCCGCTCAATTCAAGCTTTAAGCCGACGTACAATATGGCAGTCAATCTGATCGAACTTTTCGGCAGGGAGCACACGCGTGAAATTTTGGAGTCGAGCTTCGCGCAGTTCCAGGCGGATCGCGCAGTTGTCGACTTGGCGCGCAAAGTGCGTTCTCAGAAGAACTCGCTCGAGGGCTACGAAAAATCGATGCAGTGTCATCTGGGTGACTTTGCGGAGTATTCTCGCATCCGGCGTGAGCTCAATGATCTTGAGAAGAAGTCCCAGCCGAGGAATGACCCGAGTCAGAGGGCTGAGCGTGAGCGTCGCCAGCGCAAGCTTGCAGACCTGCGTCGCCAGATGCGAAAACATGATTGTCATGCCTGCCCAGAACGTGAGTCTCACGCACGCTGGGCTGAGCGCTGGTGGCGTCTCAAGCGAGAGACAGACCAGCTGAGTCGCCAAATTCAGAACCGCACAGGTGCGGTGGCAAAGGTTTTTGATCGAGTGACGGATGTGTTGACTCAACTCAAGTACATCGAGCCGGGCTCGAATGGTGAGATGACACTCAATGAGCACGGCCGAATGCTTCGACGCATCTATGGTGAGCGTGACTTGCTCGTCACCGAGAGCCTTCGTCACGGCTTCTGGAAGGATCTCGATGCGGCGTCATTGGCGGCGATGGCAACGACCCTCGTTTATGAACCGCGTCGCGACGAAGGCGATTCGAGCGAGCGCTATCTCCCGCGCGGGCCGTTCCGCGAAGCATTCGATAAGACCTCCACACTGTGGGCGAAGCTCGATGATCTTGAACGAGACAACCGTCTTCCCGGTAGCCAACCGCTCGCAACCGGGCTTTCACTCTCAATGTACCGCTGGGCAAACGGTGCCAGCCTTGATTCGGTCCTCGATCTCGCTGAAATGGCTGCTGGCGACTTTGTGCGCTCAACGAAGCAAGCCATCGATCTCCTCGACCAGCTATCTGTTGTCGCCGATGGTGATATCGGCCGCACCGCGCGGAAAGCGCTCGATGCCATCCGACGCGGAATCGTCGCATACAGTTCTGTCGCTTAG
- the lnt gene encoding apolipoprotein N-acyltransferase, with translation MPHKPVAVLPLWAAIAVALASGPVLDAGFPDKDVWPLTFLGIALVLVAARGRSVGGALLVGFLAGAAFYFTHIQWASLFLGPVPMSALSILQALFFALGTLAITLAYRWLPRAFGVGWGSTIGLAFVVAGLWTAREAWASVWPYGGFAWGRVALSQSQSPLSELFAWLGISGVSFVMVLVVALALVAIEYSWSRYRELPLDERSQHASRALRTAVVPVAVFTLLVTVPAWNVVADGTLRVGAVQGNGKAAYFDKRDRGDLLDAQLTATEPLYGEDLDLVVWPEGGTDLSPLSNSFAASAFDYVTERAGAPLISGDITERDGNVYNSQLLWMPGEGVVDIYDKRHPIPFGEYVPNREFWAQFAPDLIGLIARDYSIGTTDMVFGVDGVTVGVNICFDIVDDQILTESIEQGAQIIIASSNNADFGRTDESAQQLAIARIRALELGRSVVNISTVGLSAIITPDGNTIVELPWYTAAAMIEDVPLSRTITPAVVWGRELEWLVSGVGLGALIVAALAGRRKRA, from the coding sequence ATGCCCCACAAGCCTGTTGCTGTGCTGCCCCTCTGGGCGGCAATTGCCGTCGCACTTGCTTCGGGGCCGGTGTTGGATGCTGGATTCCCGGACAAAGATGTCTGGCCGCTGACCTTCCTCGGCATTGCTTTGGTACTTGTCGCGGCGCGGGGCCGGAGCGTTGGCGGCGCGCTGCTCGTTGGTTTTCTTGCTGGTGCCGCATTCTATTTCACCCATATTCAGTGGGCTTCGCTCTTCTTGGGGCCGGTCCCGATGTCTGCGCTGTCGATTCTTCAGGCACTGTTCTTCGCTCTGGGAACGCTCGCGATCACTCTTGCCTATCGTTGGTTGCCGCGCGCCTTCGGAGTCGGCTGGGGTTCCACGATCGGGCTGGCATTTGTCGTAGCGGGCCTCTGGACCGCACGAGAAGCCTGGGCAAGCGTGTGGCCCTACGGCGGTTTCGCCTGGGGTCGTGTCGCGCTCTCACAGTCTCAGAGCCCTCTTTCGGAGCTTTTCGCGTGGCTGGGAATTTCGGGCGTCAGCTTCGTGATGGTGCTCGTCGTCGCCCTTGCTCTGGTGGCAATCGAATATTCTTGGTCGCGCTACCGAGAGCTTCCACTCGATGAGCGATCGCAGCATGCATCGCGGGCGCTGCGCACCGCTGTGGTTCCGGTGGCCGTCTTCACCCTCCTCGTCACCGTTCCGGCGTGGAATGTTGTGGCTGACGGCACACTCAGGGTTGGTGCCGTGCAAGGAAATGGCAAAGCAGCCTATTTTGATAAGCGCGATCGTGGTGATCTACTTGACGCTCAACTAACGGCGACGGAACCGCTCTATGGTGAAGATCTTGATCTCGTGGTGTGGCCTGAGGGTGGCACGGACCTTTCACCGTTGAGTAACAGTTTCGCTGCTTCTGCATTTGACTATGTAACGGAGCGTGCGGGGGCACCACTGATCTCTGGTGACATCACCGAACGCGACGGCAATGTCTACAACAGCCAGCTTTTGTGGATGCCGGGGGAGGGAGTGGTCGACATCTACGACAAGCGCCACCCTATTCCGTTTGGCGAATATGTTCCCAATCGCGAATTCTGGGCACAGTTTGCCCCGGACCTCATCGGGCTCATCGCTCGCGACTACAGCATCGGCACCACGGACATGGTCTTCGGTGTAGACGGCGTAACGGTCGGCGTCAATATCTGTTTCGACATCGTGGACGATCAGATACTCACTGAGTCCATCGAGCAGGGCGCACAGATCATCATCGCGTCGTCGAACAACGCAGACTTTGGGCGCACTGACGAGAGCGCTCAGCAATTGGCTATCGCACGGATTCGTGCGCTTGAACTCGGCCGGAGTGTCGTTAACATTTCAACTGTCGGCCTGAGCGCCATCATCACTCCGGACGGGAACACAATCGTCGAGCTGCCCTGGTACACCGCAGCGGCAATGATTGAAGACGTGCCGTTGTCCCGCACGATCACCCCCGCCGTTGTGTGGGGGCGCGAGTTGGAGTGGCTAGTGTCTGGAGTGGGTCTCGGCGCGCTAATCGTGGCAGCGTTAGCCGGTCGGAGAAAACGTGCCTAA
- a CDS encoding polyprenol monophosphomannose synthase, with the protein MPNVVVVVPTYNEIENIAAIVGRLRQAVPRAHVLVVDDSSPDGTGERADELASADPGVSVLHRPKKDGLGMAYLAGFTLALERGYDYIVEIDADGSHDPSDLPAMIKLAKAGNDLVIGSRWVDGGSVKNWPWFRHSVSRAGNAYARAILGSGIRDLTAGYRVFRASALRELGLEGVSSQGYCFQVELAWNLERAGYRVVEHPITFVERSTGRSKMHAGIVAEALLRVTGWGLSATLKSVRR; encoded by the coding sequence GTGCCTAACGTCGTCGTGGTTGTGCCCACTTACAACGAGATCGAGAACATTGCCGCCATAGTCGGTCGGCTCAGGCAGGCTGTGCCGCGCGCGCATGTGTTGGTCGTCGATGATTCCAGTCCTGATGGCACGGGCGAGCGTGCGGATGAACTTGCGTCAGCAGACCCCGGTGTTTCGGTGCTTCATCGCCCGAAAAAGGACGGCTTGGGCATGGCATATCTCGCCGGTTTTACGCTCGCTCTCGAACGAGGCTACGACTATATCGTCGAGATCGACGCGGATGGGTCGCATGATCCTTCAGATCTTCCCGCCATGATCAAGCTTGCCAAGGCGGGAAACGATCTTGTGATTGGGTCGCGGTGGGTCGATGGCGGATCGGTGAAGAATTGGCCGTGGTTTCGACACAGTGTTTCGCGAGCGGGTAACGCCTACGCACGTGCAATCCTCGGTTCAGGTATCCGAGACCTTACTGCGGGCTACCGAGTCTTCAGGGCTAGCGCACTACGAGAGCTCGGCCTGGAGGGGGTCTCGTCGCAGGGCTACTGCTTCCAAGTGGAGCTGGCCTGGAACTTGGAGCGTGCGGGCTACCGTGTGGTTGAGCATCCGATCACTTTCGTCGAGCGTTCCACAGGCCGTTCAAAAATGCATGCGGGGATTGTTGCGGAGGCACTGCTCAGGGTCACCGGCTGGGGGCTATCGGCGACCCTGAAATCAGTACGTCGTTAG
- a CDS encoding RNA polymerase-binding protein RbpA, whose product MADRSLRGMRLGTQSLQSEEGVEFSPRKKSTYRAADGNTFDVMFSSDAEIPQQWHDAKTGQEGTLLDSEGELVELDEVDVKVPRSHWDMLLERRTRPELEELLQERLDFLRARRGQQKIGA is encoded by the coding sequence ATGGCAGATCGCAGCTTGCGCGGCATGAGACTGGGAACCCAGAGCCTACAGAGCGAAGAGGGTGTCGAGTTCTCACCGCGGAAAAAGAGCACGTATAGGGCAGCAGACGGCAACACGTTTGACGTGATGTTTTCGTCGGACGCCGAAATTCCTCAGCAGTGGCATGACGCCAAGACTGGTCAGGAAGGAACTCTCCTCGATAGCGAAGGCGAACTTGTCGAGCTTGATGAAGTCGATGTGAAGGTGCCCCGCAGCCATTGGGACATGCTTCTCGAACGACGCACGCGCCCCGAACTAGAAGAACTTCTTCAGGAGCGACTTGATTTTTTGCGGGCCCGACGCGGTCAGCAAAAGATCGGCGCCTAA
- a CDS encoding glycerophosphodiester phosphodiesterase family protein, which produces MARDQPGASANSSYLSTAHPRVLAHRGLAKEAPENTMLAFATAVAAGAQYIETDVHSSLDGVAVVAHDPSLVRVAGRDLKVEQLTMAELRRINLGDGQGFCSLSEALDAFPETRFNIDVKSAGAVAPTVHSIRDLSATERVLVTSFDEKRRAATAQELPGVASSASARRFLVALLGAKTGVSPAMRRALSGLVAIQVPEKALGLRVTTQRVIQRVHNLGLEMHVWTINEPQRMRQLLDLGVDGIVTDRADLALEVVASRS; this is translated from the coding sequence GTGGCAAGGGACCAGCCGGGCGCTAGCGCCAACTCTTCGTACCTCTCTACCGCACACCCCCGCGTGCTCGCGCACCGGGGGCTTGCAAAGGAGGCACCGGAAAATACGATGCTCGCTTTCGCGACAGCAGTAGCTGCTGGGGCTCAGTACATCGAGACAGACGTGCACTCAAGCCTTGACGGTGTGGCGGTCGTCGCGCACGACCCCAGTCTCGTGCGCGTCGCCGGCCGTGATCTCAAGGTTGAACAATTGACGATGGCCGAGCTGCGGAGAATCAACCTCGGCGATGGGCAAGGATTCTGCTCGCTGTCTGAAGCTTTAGACGCGTTTCCGGAGACGCGATTCAATATTGACGTGAAATCTGCTGGAGCAGTTGCCCCCACCGTTCATTCCATCCGAGATCTTTCGGCTACGGAACGTGTGTTGGTGACGTCGTTTGACGAAAAACGCCGTGCCGCCACAGCCCAAGAACTTCCCGGTGTCGCGAGTTCTGCATCAGCCAGGCGTTTTCTGGTGGCGTTGCTCGGAGCGAAGACAGGCGTATCCCCCGCGATGCGTCGAGCACTCAGCGGTCTCGTTGCCATTCAAGTACCCGAGAAAGCGCTAGGGTTGCGGGTGACCACTCAACGGGTAATTCAGCGTGTACACAATCTCGGACTCGAGATGCATGTGTGGACGATCAACGAACCGCAGCGAATGCGTCAATTGCTCGATCTTGGAGTCGACGGAATCGTCACAGATCGAGCAGACTTAGCCCTCGAAGTTGTGGCTTCGCGCTCCTGA